From a single Ignavibacteria bacterium genomic region:
- a CDS encoding outer membrane beta-barrel protein codes for MKYRLVLLFTVLTSSMAFAQNDDWWEFDDWTFDFGWNHKKPYISLSYGMAENTYFGLPGSIANTGSIEAKLGYSSTTSNPWRAPFEKQSGLYFGKHAYNIGSSTDGSKIQTTAWKFGFDASSGIAYDAGSLKIIPYNSRGMQWSYMTVDTFNIFGKARETMDLYNEAVRFGNRFEGGLKFRVNETVEIGAGWQRSIVYPRTMFWYWAGSSIIEEIGHGLIDEFVARIHKSSPGATPIVYFLLKNALSYGAYELRKEKMNWPFDTEAPFFSDAYRVTFTWIF; via the coding sequence ATGAAATACAGATTGGTCCTTCTTTTTACAGTTTTAACGAGTTCCATGGCTTTTGCCCAAAATGACGACTGGTGGGAATTTGACGACTGGACTTTCGATTTTGGCTGGAATCATAAAAAGCCATATATCTCCCTGTCATACGGAATGGCGGAGAACACATACTTCGGATTACCCGGTTCGATAGCAAATACCGGCTCGATAGAGGCTAAACTCGGTTATTCAAGCACAACCTCCAATCCATGGAGAGCCCCTTTTGAAAAACAATCCGGTTTATACTTCGGAAAACATGCCTACAATATCGGCAGCTCAACTGATGGAAGCAAAATACAGACTACCGCATGGAAGTTTGGTTTCGACGCATCATCAGGAATAGCATACGATGCAGGAAGTCTTAAGATAATTCCATATAACTCCCGCGGTATGCAGTGGTCGTATATGACAGTCGACACTTTTAATATATTCGGGAAAGCCCGGGAAACAATGGACCTCTATAACGAAGCTGTAAGATTTGGAAACAGATTTGAAGGTGGTCTCAAGTTTAGAGTAAATGAGACCGTGGAAATTGGAGCCGGCTGGCAGAGATCGATTGTTTATCCGAGAACCATGTTCTGGTACTGGGCAGGCAGTTCCATTATCGAAGAGATAGGACACGGCTTGATAGATGAATTCGTGGCAAGAATACACAAATCCTCACCCGGAGCCACACCAATAGTTTACTTCCTTTTGAAAAATGCCCTCTCATACGGCGCATATGAACTCAGAAAAGAGAAGATGAACTGGCCCTTCGATACTGAAGCACCTTTTTTCTCTGATGCATACAGAGTAACCTTCACCTGGATTTTCTGA
- a CDS encoding leucyl/phenylalanyl-tRNA--protein transferase, producing the protein MTEEEYLSPENMIRLYSMGAFPMAESKDSPEVNWYIPKSRAIIPLDNYNIPRSLKKTVRTGTFEIRINDDFDRVIDGCADREETWINAPLKDAYRNLFEMGYLYTYEVFQSDDLLGGLYGICLGGAFFGESMFTKKSQGSKIALTFLINRLIKRGFVLLDVQLMNPHLKMFGAVEVPEDDYNHLLHKALATRTGFL; encoded by the coding sequence ATGACAGAGGAAGAATACCTTTCCCCGGAGAATATGATCAGACTTTACTCCATGGGGGCTTTCCCCATGGCTGAAAGCAAAGATTCTCCCGAAGTCAACTGGTATATTCCGAAATCAAGAGCGATTATTCCTCTGGATAACTACAACATACCGAGATCGCTGAAAAAGACAGTCAGAACGGGAACATTCGAGATCAGAATCAACGATGATTTTGACCGGGTCATCGATGGCTGTGCCGACAGGGAAGAAACCTGGATAAACGCTCCGTTAAAAGATGCTTACAGAAATCTTTTCGAGATGGGCTATCTCTATACTTATGAGGTGTTTCAGTCTGATGACCTGCTCGGAGGATTGTACGGCATCTGCCTTGGAGGTGCTTTTTTTGGTGAGTCGATGTTTACAAAGAAGAGTCAGGGCTCCAAAATAGCCCTGACTTTTCTAATAAACCGGTTAATCAAAAGGGGGTTTGTTCTTCTGGATGTGCAACTGATGAATCCGCATCTGAAAATGTTCGGGGCAGTCGAGGTACCGGAAGATGACTATAATCACCTCCTTCACAAGGCCCTCGCCACGCGTACCGGATTTCTTTAA
- a CDS encoding DUF2721 domain-containing protein, with protein MLAPGIMISACGLLILGMNNKYSLVVNRIRALNEEKRKYAKSADTKDFEYFDEIRLKSISVQLNSLIIRLSLVKNAVVCYSVGVGCFVITSIWIGIGMVVTKTELLNFGIISIVFFVLGMTIVLVGITFAARESIKGYEIVSFELKADE; from the coding sequence ATGCTGGCACCGGGAATAATGATTTCCGCCTGCGGTTTGCTAATCCTCGGTATGAACAACAAGTATTCGCTCGTGGTCAACAGGATCAGAGCGCTAAATGAGGAAAAGAGGAAATATGCAAAATCAGCGGACACGAAGGATTTCGAGTATTTTGATGAGATTCGATTAAAAAGCATTTCGGTGCAACTCAACTCACTCATTATACGCCTCTCACTTGTAAAAAATGCCGTGGTATGCTATTCCGTTGGAGTGGGCTGCTTTGTAATCACCTCGATCTGGATCGGAATCGGAATGGTTGTCACCAAAACCGAATTGCTGAATTTTGGCATTATCTCGATTGTTTTCTTTGTTCTTGGGATGACCATAGTTCTGGTCGGAATTACCTTCGCCGCAAGAGAATCGATTAAAGGATATGAAATAGTCAGTTTTGAATTGAAGGCGGACGAATAG
- a CDS encoding YIP1 family protein, protein MENEFEREDEFLPEELSFGDKITGVITSPASTFESIAKFEIKTSDWLVPLLILLAGAVLFTILKFTDPQVKADLWAKQKAQTLEQLKKENKSADEIKKMDELMEQQKTMMSGPLGYVFMGIPIFIGGFIMFFIATAIYLALAKLILHSPINYKGMMVAYSLPALIPLAGMVITTILTLLLSTMYADTSLATFLGIEKGPEKSFLAILDPIKLFSCYLTGIGMAKLSNSEETNKYVIFSIGVLVAFYLILGSLSMAFPGLQSFGL, encoded by the coding sequence ATGGAAAACGAATTTGAACGGGAAGACGAATTTCTACCCGAAGAACTTTCTTTTGGCGACAAAATAACAGGAGTGATAACAAGCCCTGCTTCAACTTTTGAGTCGATCGCAAAATTTGAAATAAAAACATCCGACTGGCTTGTCCCCTTGTTAATCCTGCTCGCAGGAGCCGTACTCTTCACCATACTGAAGTTTACTGATCCTCAGGTAAAGGCTGATCTGTGGGCGAAACAGAAGGCACAAACACTCGAACAGCTTAAAAAAGAGAATAAGAGTGCCGACGAGATAAAGAAAATGGATGAACTAATGGAACAGCAAAAGACCATGATGAGCGGACCGCTCGGTTATGTCTTCATGGGAATTCCGATTTTCATCGGTGGATTCATTATGTTTTTCATTGCTACCGCCATCTACCTGGCACTTGCGAAGCTGATCCTGCATTCACCAATTAATTACAAAGGGATGATGGTGGCATACTCCCTGCCGGCTCTAATCCCCCTTGCGGGAATGGTGATCACGACAATTCTTACCCTTCTTCTCTCGACCATGTATGCCGATACTTCCCTGGCAACATTTCTCGGGATCGAGAAAGGACCCGAAAAAAGCTTCCTGGCGATACTCGATCCAATAAAGCTTTTCAGTTGCTATCTCACAGGAATTGGAATGGCAAAGCTCTCCAATTCGGAAGAGACCAACAAATATGTGATTTTTTCAATCGGGGTACTGGTTGCTTTCTACCTGATACTCGGCTCATTAAGCATGGCATTCCCCGGGTTGCAAAGTTTCGGGTTGTAA
- a CDS encoding carboxypeptidase regulatory-like domain-containing protein, with translation MRQKLATFLLAVFVFATIPVFSQLAPPDSLKATEGGASHHGKFVSLVWKYAPPTPGNYVRFKVFKKHADSTNFVVIASNLWDKRFSDTRVLPGATYQYYVVAYTNAATSDPSNTAEITLAPPPPPPAYAKITGTVLNATGAPLKDAFVKVFSQTSNYMRSAKTKTDGTFSLTVLTGTYFVQTTKPGYISEYYDNVTSFANATPVVLAVGDSVNLAIDLATFVPPATYTLTGTVTNDQGAAQRAEIYVYKVRLNNYHYMVKRTHTDSLGNYSVPVKENDTVIVYAKAPGFAYFPEFYNNKRVITEADKIAVSGNVTGIDFVMDPLPVYANGISGTVVDTVGTPVPGYVSAYRVEGNLFGQKHYAVHTDSLGSYAFANLVPGEYILFVKPQGNYKPTYFRYDGVQAYRRSQADSVVVDETTLISNINFTVRARPDSGFAWISGKVMAGLTEAASESFVYAVDSDNEVVAFAMTDKNGNFVLDGVLPGQYTVVPDRPDFMNAVTAVAVVGANNYNPFVNVRLMNDSPSDVTDGSVVTGYQLAQNFPNPFNPSTTIRYTIPEAGVVSIKVYNILGKEVGTIVNGFHQSGTYNVSFDASKLASGVYLYKIEAGSFKATKKFTLLK, from the coding sequence ATGCGTCAAAAACTTGCAACTTTCCTGCTTGCAGTATTTGTGTTCGCAACAATTCCGGTGTTCTCGCAATTGGCACCACCGGATAGTTTAAAGGCAACCGAGGGTGGCGCAAGTCATCATGGCAAGTTCGTAAGTCTTGTCTGGAAATATGCACCTCCAACCCCCGGAAACTATGTTCGTTTCAAAGTATTCAAGAAACATGCGGACAGTACTAATTTTGTAGTAATCGCTTCCAACCTTTGGGATAAAAGGTTTAGTGACACACGGGTACTCCCCGGAGCTACATATCAGTATTATGTTGTGGCTTATACAAATGCAGCAACAAGTGATCCTTCAAACACAGCAGAGATCACTCTGGCACCACCTCCACCTCCACCGGCTTATGCTAAAATCACAGGAACTGTTCTTAATGCAACAGGTGCACCTTTGAAAGATGCATTTGTAAAGGTGTTTTCACAAACATCCAATTACATGCGTTCAGCAAAAACCAAAACAGATGGAACATTCTCATTAACCGTCCTGACCGGCACATATTTTGTACAGACCACGAAGCCGGGCTATATCTCTGAATATTATGACAATGTTACCTCTTTTGCAAATGCAACACCTGTAGTTTTGGCAGTTGGCGATTCCGTTAATCTCGCCATCGATCTTGCAACCTTCGTTCCGCCGGCAACATATACCCTGACAGGTACAGTTACCAACGATCAGGGTGCTGCTCAGAGGGCAGAGATTTATGTTTACAAGGTAAGGTTGAACAACTATCATTACATGGTAAAAAGAACCCACACCGACAGTCTTGGCAACTACTCCGTGCCTGTTAAAGAAAATGACACTGTTATTGTTTATGCAAAAGCTCCGGGATTCGCTTATTTCCCCGAGTTCTACAACAATAAAAGAGTCATCACTGAAGCAGACAAAATTGCCGTATCAGGAAATGTAACCGGCATCGATTTCGTAATGGATCCCCTCCCTGTTTATGCCAATGGCATCAGCGGAACCGTTGTGGATACAGTCGGTACACCTGTACCGGGATATGTGTCGGCTTACAGAGTTGAAGGAAATCTCTTCGGACAGAAGCATTATGCAGTGCATACCGATTCACTCGGTAGTTATGCCTTCGCAAATCTCGTCCCCGGTGAGTATATTCTTTTTGTAAAACCACAAGGCAACTATAAACCAACCTACTTCAGATATGACGGAGTTCAGGCTTACAGAAGAAGTCAGGCTGATTCGGTAGTTGTTGACGAAACAACTCTCATTTCGAATATCAACTTTACTGTTCGTGCAAGACCCGACAGCGGTTTCGCATGGATATCAGGCAAGGTGATGGCAGGATTGACCGAAGCTGCTTCAGAATCGTTTGTTTATGCAGTCGATTCCGATAATGAAGTTGTAGCTTTCGCCATGACAGATAAAAACGGCAACTTCGTTCTCGACGGCGTTTTACCGGGTCAGTACACGGTTGTGCCTGACAGACCTGACTTCATGAATGCTGTTACTGCTGTTGCAGTTGTTGGAGCAAATAACTACAATCCATTTGTAAATGTCAGACTCATGAATGATTCTCCATCTGATGTTACCGACGGTTCTGTGGTTACTGGCTACCAGCTTGCACAAAACTTCCCGAATCCTTTTAACCCTTCGACAACCATTCGCTATACAATACCTGAAGCAGGCGTTGTATCGATAAAAGTATACAACATACTTGGAAAAGAAGTTGGAACGATAGTTAACGGATTCCATCAGAGCGGAACCTACAATGTCTCATTTGATGCTTCAAAACTCGCAAGTGGTGTTTATCTCTACAAGATAGAAGCCGGCAGCTTTAAAGCAACAAAGAAATTCACCCTGCTCAAATAA
- a CDS encoding PAS domain S-box protein, with protein MNILKEIVLKYRIAIILGTVAVCISIAFGFLNYNNDKRDVIKRKYSELLAITDYKMDMIAAWLKERSNDIRMMGNSPVTVSAVKELLQNPANNQIRERLNDRFERIKLNYGYQGLVVFDESGEILLSSNAIEKINGELLKKAALIDSTKPFRFTTIYQDRESLDYHLDIIASLDLIHNGKKVYIVFRTDPSLHLFPILTKWPAESQTGESYIAETDGDSIVFLSPLKYVENAVLTFKVDNKLDNRPVVKGSKGFDGNFEGIDYRGKEVLSVIKNINTTNWILIAKVDVEEVVANIAKDTVLLSSIIGLSLMTLFISLGYYFSSKNSRYLGTILEAEQELAKLGQEFKTIFYSIGDGVITTDPDGKIRQMNQIAEQLTGWSLDSVRGENIETVFHTLDDATRHHAKNPVEEVIKTGDVVKSVEYTLLNTKTGEEIPISHSASPIHNLETGEVTGVVLVFKDRTEIRNREKQLALSEEKFSKAFYTSPDAIMITELVSSRIVDYNQGLLEITGHTDEEVAGNTALTLGFLPTPEYRKRLAEHIKERGSVTNIQIEFKHKDGRTKYGLMSASVIELNGMKYFISITRDITDRVHLEKELMEAKDRAEEANRAKSSFFANMSHELRTPLHGVMGFTEVLKDMVTDEDILSVVESIHRSGVRLMGTLNLILDLARVESGKEEIEEEKMLLAKVVKEDFESFRAFAEGKGLAFKIINSDPEAGVIADRRLLDSIVNNLVNNAIKFTHRGEVKIETGVLEIDGDKKALIKVSDTGIGIPEDAQSLIFDEFRQASEGYGRQFEGTGLGLSIVKKYIDLLGGNIELQSRLGFGTVFTITLPWCEIENGSKTLQVDEINPGKDENKTTTEGRKRILFVEDDDASIWFTTKVLESDYDIETYRSAEKALKQLGDKDFDAFLLDINLGRGISGIDFVQKIKDDPKYSKIPKVAITAYAMSGQEDIFIKHGFSHYLAKPFSKAELKEFVDSVFSHDSGDQN; from the coding sequence ATGAATATTCTCAAAGAAATAGTGTTGAAGTACCGCATCGCAATCATTCTGGGAACTGTCGCGGTTTGCATCTCCATAGCTTTTGGATTTCTTAATTACAACAATGATAAAAGGGATGTTATAAAGAGAAAATATTCAGAGTTACTGGCCATTACTGACTACAAAATGGACATGATCGCAGCCTGGTTAAAAGAGCGATCGAATGATATCCGGATGATGGGTAACAGCCCGGTTACTGTCAGCGCTGTAAAGGAATTGCTACAGAACCCGGCAAACAATCAAATTAGAGAGCGGTTGAATGACAGGTTCGAACGGATCAAATTGAATTACGGTTATCAGGGATTGGTCGTATTTGATGAATCAGGGGAAATCTTGTTAAGCTCTAATGCAATTGAAAAAATCAACGGCGAATTACTTAAAAAAGCAGCCTTAATCGATTCCACCAAACCTTTCCGGTTTACAACTATTTATCAGGACCGGGAAAGCCTCGACTACCATCTGGATATCATTGCCTCCCTTGATTTAATACATAACGGTAAAAAAGTGTATATTGTTTTCAGGACAGATCCCTCATTGCATCTGTTTCCCATACTCACAAAGTGGCCCGCGGAATCACAAACAGGGGAATCTTACATTGCTGAAACAGACGGTGATTCCATCGTCTTTTTAAGCCCCTTAAAATATGTTGAAAACGCAGTACTAACCTTTAAAGTTGATAACAAACTTGACAATCGTCCTGTTGTAAAGGGAAGTAAAGGCTTCGATGGTAACTTTGAAGGGATCGATTACAGGGGCAAAGAGGTTCTTTCGGTTATTAAAAATATTAACACAACAAACTGGATACTTATAGCGAAAGTTGATGTTGAGGAAGTTGTTGCAAATATTGCAAAAGATACAGTACTCCTCTCTTCGATTATTGGGTTGTCTCTGATGACACTCTTTATCAGTCTCGGCTACTATTTTTCATCAAAAAACAGCAGGTATCTGGGGACAATTCTTGAGGCCGAACAGGAACTTGCCAAGCTCGGTCAGGAGTTTAAGACCATCTTCTACAGCATTGGAGATGGTGTTATCACAACCGACCCTGACGGAAAAATCAGACAGATGAATCAAATCGCTGAGCAACTGACGGGGTGGAGTCTGGATTCAGTCCGGGGAGAAAATATTGAAACAGTTTTTCACACTTTGGATGATGCAACCCGTCATCACGCCAAAAATCCCGTTGAAGAAGTAATAAAAACAGGAGATGTGGTTAAATCGGTTGAGTATACACTGCTCAACACCAAAACGGGTGAGGAAATCCCCATCTCTCACAGTGCGTCACCAATTCATAATTTGGAAACCGGCGAAGTTACAGGTGTGGTTCTGGTTTTCAAAGACCGAACCGAGATAAGAAACCGGGAAAAACAACTCGCTCTTTCTGAAGAGAAATTTTCAAAGGCATTTTATACCTCTCCAGATGCCATCATGATTACTGAGCTGGTCTCCAGCAGGATTGTAGACTACAATCAGGGTCTGCTCGAAATAACAGGGCATACCGATGAGGAAGTGGCGGGTAATACAGCGCTAACCCTGGGGTTTTTGCCGACACCGGAATACAGAAAACGGCTGGCGGAGCATATCAAGGAGAGGGGAAGTGTAACCAATATTCAGATCGAGTTTAAACATAAAGATGGTAGGACAAAGTACGGTTTGATGTCGGCAAGTGTTATCGAACTCAATGGAATGAAGTATTTCATCAGTATCACAAGAGACATCACCGACCGTGTCCATCTGGAAAAAGAACTCATGGAAGCAAAAGACAGGGCAGAGGAAGCAAACCGGGCTAAATCGAGCTTCTTCGCTAACATGAGTCATGAACTTCGTACTCCCCTCCACGGTGTCATGGGATTTACAGAAGTACTTAAAGACATGGTTACGGATGAGGATATTCTCAGTGTTGTCGAGTCAATACACCGCTCAGGAGTGAGATTGATGGGTACTCTTAATCTTATCCTTGATCTCGCACGGGTGGAATCGGGGAAAGAGGAAATCGAAGAGGAAAAGATGCTCCTCGCAAAAGTGGTAAAAGAGGATTTTGAATCCTTCCGGGCTTTTGCAGAAGGAAAGGGGCTGGCGTTTAAAATTATAAACTCGGACCCTGAAGCCGGAGTGATCGCAGACAGAAGACTGCTCGACAGTATAGTAAACAACCTCGTAAATAATGCAATCAAGTTTACTCACCGGGGAGAAGTGAAGATTGAAACCGGGGTTCTCGAGATTGATGGAGACAAAAAGGCATTGATAAAAGTTTCGGATACCGGTATCGGAATTCCGGAAGATGCACAAAGTCTGATTTTTGATGAGTTTCGTCAGGCGAGCGAAGGATACGGCCGACAGTTTGAAGGGACAGGTTTAGGACTCTCTATTGTAAAAAAATATATTGATCTCCTTGGGGGTAATATTGAATTACAAAGCCGGCTTGGATTCGGAACGGTTTTCACCATTACCCTTCCATGGTGTGAGATTGAGAATGGATCAAAGACTCTGCAGGTGGATGAAATAAATCCCGGCAAGGACGAAAATAAAACAACCACAGAAGGGAGGAAAAGAATTCTTTTCGTTGAAGATGATGATGCCTCTATCTGGTTTACCACCAAGGTACTCGAATCTGACTATGATATCGAAACTTATAGATCAGCAGAAAAGGCACTTAAACAGCTTGGAGACAAGGATTTTGATGCGTTTTTGCTGGATATCAATCTCGGACGGGGAATTTCAGGGATCGACTTCGTTCAAAAAATAAAAGACGACCCCAAATATTCAAAAATCCCCAAAGTGGCAATTACTGCTTATGCCATGTCGGGGCAGGAAGACATCTTTATCAAACACGGGTTTTCCCATTATCTCGCGAAGCCATTCTCCAAGGCAGAACTAAAGGAGTTTGTCGATTCGGTTTTTTCTCACGATTCCGGCGACCAGAATTGA